Below is a window of Verrucomicrobiota bacterium DNA.
CCGAGGAGGCCCGCTCCGGTATGTTTGCGCGCCGGGGCGTCTTAAACCTTGAGGGCCTTGACGGGTCCGGCGCGGACTGGCTTGCGCGTTTCAAGCCCTACATCGAAGACGGCAAGACCGTCGTGGTCGCGCCGCACCGGGTGTGGGGCCCGGAGACCAATGACTTGGTTCTGCAGCTCCGGAAACGCAAGGTCAGCAAAGTCATCCTGGGCGGCATGCTTGCCAACATGTGCGTCGAATCGCACCTGCGCGAACTGCTCGAGCAAGGGTTCGAAGTCGCCGTAGCCAAAAATGCGACGGCGGCGCCGAGGCACCCCGAATGGGGCGACGGCTACCAGGCGGCGCTTATTAACTTTGCATTTCTCGCCCACGCGGTCTGGACGACGGACCAAACCATCCGCGCAATGAAGCACGGCCAGCCGTAGGACGGGTTGCCGAGAGTGATCCGTCCATGAACGTGATAGACACCACGACGGCCTCGAAACAAACTGGAGGTCGTGCCTGAAAAGGCCCTCAACGCCAAAACCTTAATCACTCCACTGAATGACCTATCCGCAATCCTATGAGGCCATCGTCATCGGGGGCGGCAAGGGCGGCAAGACGCTGGCGATGTATCTCGGCAAGCACGGGTACAAGACGGCCCTGGTCGAACGCGATCCCCTGATGATAGGCGGCGGTTGCATCAACGTCGCCTGCATCCCCACCAAAACGTTCATTGCCAGCGCCCGGCTGGTTCACTCGATCCGGCAGGCCGCTGAGTTCGGTATTCGGGTGGAGGGGGTTGCGGTTGACTGGCCGGCCGTCCGGAAACGCGTTGAAACCGTGGTGTCGGACATGCGGGCGTTGAACCTGAAGAACTTCACCTCCGTTCCAAGCCTTGACTTCATCCTGGGCACCGGCCGTTTCTTGGGCCCGGGCCGAGTCGAGGTGACGCAGACTGACGGCGCGACCCGGCAGCTGAGCTCCAGCCGCATTTTCATCGACACAGGCACCCGCCCGGCGGTGCCGGACCTACCCGGCTTGCGCGACGTCCCGTTTCTCACCAGCGACACCATCCAAAAACTCGAAGCCGTGCCTGCACGCCTGCTGGTGCTCGGGGCGGGCTACATCGGCCTGGAGTTCGCCCAGATGATGCAGCGGTTCGGGAGCCGGGTGACCGTTCTGGAGCGGGGCGGGCAAATCCTCAGCCATGAAGACGCGGACATCGCCGAGCTGCTTGCAAACCATTTGCAAAGCGAAGGGGTTGAATTTCATCGCCAGTCGGCCGTCAAGGAGGTGCGCCCGTTGCCGGACGGTCAAGCGGCGGTCGCTTACGAAATGCCCGAAGGTAGAAGGGAATGGATCGGAACCCACCTGCTGGTTGCCCTCGGGCGCGCCCCGGTGACGAAGGACCTGGAGTTAGCCGCCGCCGGGGTTGAAACCACGGCCAAGGGCTTCATCAAGGTTAACGACCGCCTGGAAACAAACGTCCCAGGCATCTGGGCGCTGGGGGATGTAAGCGGCGGACCCCAATTCACGCACGCGTCCCTCGACGATTTTCGAATCCTTCGCGATAACGTGTTCGGCAAGGGGGCACGCTCGCGCAGCGATCGGCTCGTGCCTTCCACCCTGTTCACCGACCCGGAACTGGCGCACGTGGGGCTTACCGAAAAAGAAGCAGTTGCCCGGGGATTGGAGGTCCAGGTGCTCCGGGTGCCGATCACGGCCCTGACCGTGCCGCGGGCGAGGACGACCGGCCGAATGGAAGGATTGCTGAAGGCCACCGTCGACAAGCCCACCCAACGGATTCTGGGTTGCACCCTGTTGGCGGCCGAAGCCGGCGAGATGATCGGCACCGTGCAGGCCGTCATGATGGCGGGACTGCCCGCCACTGCGCTGCGCGACGCGGTGCTGTCCCATCCGACGATGGTGGAAGGGTTTAACGCCCTGTTTGCCGCTTCATAACCCCCCAGGCACCGTTTATGGCTTCATCTAACCGATTCGACGGCAAGGTTGTTCTCATCACGGGCGGCACCAGCGGGCTCGGGCTCGCCACCGCCCGGCATTTTTTGTCCGAAGGGGCACAGGTTATCATCACGGGACGACGTCCGGATGCACTCGAAACCGCCGGCAAGGAACTAGGCGGAAACGTGATCGGGGTCCGAGGGGACGTGTCGAAGCTTGATGACCTGGACCGCCTCTTCAGCGTCATCAGGGACCGGGCGGGCCGGCTCGACGTCCTTTTTGCCAACGCCGGCGGCGGCGGGTTTGTGCCGCTGGAACAAGTGACCGAGGCCCACTTCGACAAGTACTTTGACATCAACGTGAAGGGCACGCTTTTCACCGTCCAGAAAGCGCTGCCGCTGATGACCGGCGGCGGCGCGATCGTCATCAACGGCTCCATGGTCTCGATCAAAGGCGTTCCCGGTTTCGGGGTCTACGCGGCGACGAAGGCGGCGTTGCGGTCCTTCGCGCGGACGTGGGCGGCCGAGTTCAAGGGGCGCAACATTCGCGTCAACGTGATCGCACCGGGCACGGTGGTAACGCCCGGTTACAACACCGAACTCGGCATGAACGACGAGCAGATTGAAGCGTTTGCGTCCCAGGCGGCCGCCGGCGCACCCCTCGGCCGCACCGGCACGCCCGATGAGATTGCCAAAGCCGTCGCCTTCCTTGCTTCTGACGAGAGTAGCTTCATCACCGGCATCGAGCTCTTCGTCGATGGAGGTAGCGCGCAGGTCTGATACCAATCAGACAGTTATCTTGGTGGAATGTCGACCGGGTTTGCGCCCCGAAGGAGCCGGAGAACTTAGCACAGCGTGTCAGCGTCACATCGGTCTAAGGCCCAACGGGCCGTGAGAACTTACATCGGTGTGCGAATAGGTTGAGCCGGTGTTTGCCCCGGAGGAGCAGCCGAAGCGCAGCGCGGTACTTCAGTGCCGGGAAGGGCAGACACACATCACCCTCAAGAAGCTCTACATGAACACGGAAACCGAAAAGAGAGAAATTGCCGAACAATTCCTGAACGCGATGCGGACGCGCGATGCGGACGTCCTCAGGTCAATCCTGGACAAAAGCGCCGTGTG
It encodes the following:
- a CDS encoding mercuric reductase, translating into MTYPQSYEAIVIGGGKGGKTLAMYLGKHGYKTALVERDPLMIGGGCINVACIPTKTFIASARLVHSIRQAAEFGIRVEGVAVDWPAVRKRVETVVSDMRALNLKNFTSVPSLDFILGTGRFLGPGRVEVTQTDGATRQLSSSRIFIDTGTRPAVPDLPGLRDVPFLTSDTIQKLEAVPARLLVLGAGYIGLEFAQMMQRFGSRVTVLERGGQILSHEDADIAELLANHLQSEGVEFHRQSAVKEVRPLPDGQAAVAYEMPEGRREWIGTHLLVALGRAPVTKDLELAAAGVETTAKGFIKVNDRLETNVPGIWALGDVSGGPQFTHASLDDFRILRDNVFGKGARSRSDRLVPSTLFTDPELAHVGLTEKEAVARGLEVQVLRVPITALTVPRARTTGRMEGLLKATVDKPTQRILGCTLLAAEAGEMIGTVQAVMMAGLPATALRDAVLSHPTMVEGFNALFAAS
- a CDS encoding isochorismatase family protein, which produces MNIHREDTAIVFIDPQNEVLSERGLAWPLVHESLRENQTIDNMERLFQAAKAQGFEVFISPHYFYPIDQGWKFNGPLETEEARSGMFARRGVLNLEGLDGSGADWLARFKPYIEDGKTVVVAPHRVWGPETNDLVLQLRKRKVSKVILGGMLANMCVESHLRELLEQGFEVAVAKNATAAPRHPEWGDGYQAALINFAFLAHAVWTTDQTIRAMKHGQP
- a CDS encoding glucose 1-dehydrogenase; translation: MASSNRFDGKVVLITGGTSGLGLATARHFLSEGAQVIITGRRPDALETAGKELGGNVIGVRGDVSKLDDLDRLFSVIRDRAGRLDVLFANAGGGGFVPLEQVTEAHFDKYFDINVKGTLFTVQKALPLMTGGGAIVINGSMVSIKGVPGFGVYAATKAALRSFARTWAAEFKGRNIRVNVIAPGTVVTPGYNTELGMNDEQIEAFASQAAAGAPLGRTGTPDEIAKAVAFLASDESSFITGIELFVDGGSAQV